One Luteibacter aegosomaticola genomic window carries:
- the dcd gene encoding dCTP deaminase has product MSIKSDKWIRRMAEQHGMIEPYAPGQVKERDGHRLVSYGTSSYGYDVRCADEFKVFTNINSTIVDPKAFDKGSFVDIKSDVCIIPPNSFALARTVEYFRIPRNVLTICLGKSTYARCGIIVNVTPLEPEWEGHVTLEFSNTTPLPAKIYANEGVAQMLFLESDEVCEVSYADRGGKYQGQRGVTLPST; this is encoded by the coding sequence GTGAGCATCAAGTCCGACAAGTGGATCCGCCGCATGGCCGAGCAGCACGGCATGATCGAGCCGTATGCCCCTGGCCAGGTGAAAGAGCGCGACGGCCACCGCCTGGTGTCCTATGGCACCTCGAGCTACGGCTACGATGTCCGCTGCGCCGATGAGTTCAAGGTATTCACCAACATCAACTCGACCATCGTCGACCCGAAGGCCTTTGATAAAGGCAGCTTCGTCGACATCAAGTCCGATGTCTGCATCATCCCGCCCAATTCGTTCGCCCTGGCGCGCACGGTTGAGTACTTCCGCATTCCGCGCAACGTGCTCACCATCTGCCTCGGCAAGAGCACCTATGCCCGTTGCGGCATTATCGTGAACGTCACCCCGCTCGAGCCGGAGTGGGAAGGCCACGTCACGCTGGAGTTCTCGAACACCACCCCGCTGCCCGCAAAAATCTACGCCAACGAAGGCGTGGCGCAGATGCTGTTCCTCGAATCGGATGAGGTCTGCGAGGTCTCGTACGCCGATCGCGGCGGCAAGTACCAGGGCCAGCGCGGCGTCACCCTGCCGAGCACCTGA
- a CDS encoding DUF4288 domain-containing protein produces MNDDRDPSASADISPVGWYVGSYLLRFVEVDEPGNEEPDSRFLAWENTVIVRARDLDEAFRKIELLGMQGTEPYQGGPEGVPVRWIFEGITDLLPIYEPLEDGAEIMWEEHDAESLRSLRERSMSLEQIRERFRRDKGRS; encoded by the coding sequence ATGAACGATGACCGCGATCCGTCCGCCTCCGCCGACATCTCGCCGGTCGGCTGGTACGTCGGCTCCTACCTCCTTCGCTTCGTCGAAGTCGATGAGCCAGGCAACGAGGAGCCCGATTCACGTTTCCTGGCGTGGGAAAATACCGTCATCGTGCGGGCCCGAGATCTGGACGAGGCGTTCCGGAAGATTGAACTGCTGGGGATGCAGGGCACGGAGCCGTACCAGGGCGGTCCAGAAGGCGTGCCGGTCCGGTGGATCTTCGAAGGCATTACCGATCTGTTGCCCATCTACGAGCCGTTGGAAGACGGCGCGGAAATCATGTGGGAAGAGCACGATGCCGAGAGCCTGAGGAGCCTCAGGGAACGGTCCATGTCACTTGAGCAAATCCGGGAGCGATTTCGCCGTGACAAGGGGCGCTCGTGA
- a CDS encoding HIT domain-containing protein, protein MSIPFELDPRLAGDTVVVGDLPLCRVLLMRDSRFAWLVLVPRQAGLSEVADLAEADRAALWREVDLAGAALRAVAPCDKLNIGALGNIVRQLHVHVVARVEGDAAWPGPVWGSGKAEPYADIEAVVSQLRNTLLSG, encoded by the coding sequence ATGAGTATTCCGTTCGAACTGGATCCTCGGCTTGCCGGCGACACCGTCGTCGTCGGCGACCTGCCACTGTGCCGGGTGCTGCTGATGCGCGATAGCCGGTTCGCCTGGCTGGTGCTGGTGCCGCGGCAGGCGGGGCTTTCGGAAGTGGCCGATCTGGCCGAGGCCGACCGGGCCGCGTTGTGGCGCGAGGTGGATCTCGCTGGCGCGGCGCTGCGGGCCGTGGCGCCTTGCGACAAGCTCAATATCGGGGCGCTGGGAAATATCGTGCGCCAACTGCACGTGCATGTCGTGGCGCGTGTGGAAGGTGATGCGGCGTGGCCCGGGCCGGTTTGGGGATCGGGGAAGGCTGAGCCTTATGCCGACATCGAGGCTGTAGTCAGCCAGTTGCGTAACACGCTGTTGTCAGGCTGA
- a CDS encoding DUF2147 domain-containing protein — translation MKHLIRTAAALALATAALPALAANDSPVGKWKTIDDKTHEVKSIVEITEYNGLLQGKVLQVLKSDKGPHPVCDECDGDRKGKPIEGMTIMWGLKKDGDGWSGGQILDPAKGKIYKVTLKLEDAGKKLDVHGYIGFSLIGRSQEWVRDE, via the coding sequence ATGAAGCACCTGATCCGCACCGCCGCCGCCCTCGCTCTTGCGACGGCCGCCCTCCCCGCCCTGGCCGCCAACGACAGCCCGGTCGGCAAGTGGAAGACCATCGACGACAAGACCCACGAGGTGAAGTCGATCGTCGAGATCACCGAGTACAACGGCCTGCTCCAGGGCAAGGTGCTGCAGGTCCTGAAGTCCGACAAGGGCCCGCACCCCGTCTGCGACGAGTGCGATGGCGACCGCAAGGGCAAGCCCATCGAGGGCATGACCATCATGTGGGGCCTGAAGAAGGACGGCGACGGGTGGTCCGGCGGCCAGATCCTGGATCCGGCCAAGGGCAAGATCTACAAGGTCACCCTGAAACTGGAAGACGCCGGCAAGAAGCTGGACGTCCACGGCTACATCGGCTTCTCGCTGATCGGCCGCAGCCAGGAATGGGTCCGCGACGAGTAA
- the apbC gene encoding iron-sulfur cluster carrier protein ApbC, giving the protein MTQASEALVRGVLDRVIDPHSGQPLSAAVRAVGVDGDRVSVDIQLGYPAEGYVAQAAAEAKAALEAEAGIAAAAVSVGWRIHAHKVQGQLAPMPGVKNIIAVASGKGGVGKSTVSVNLALALAAEGAKVGLLDADIYGPSQQRMLGLSGKPVSPDGKSIEPMRAHGLQAMSIGVLIEEDTPMIWRGPMVTQALMQLLNDTRWEELDYLIIDLPPGTGDIQLTLSQKVPVSGAVIVTTPQDIALLDARKALGMFRKVEVPVLGVIENMATHVCTNCGHEEHIFGHGGGARMAGEAGIAFLGELPLDIRIRQQSDDGKPTVAAMPDSDLAARYRAIARGAAARLSLQAKNKAISFPKIVIQNT; this is encoded by the coding sequence ATGACCCAAGCCAGCGAAGCCCTGGTGCGCGGTGTTCTCGACCGCGTCATCGACCCCCATTCCGGCCAGCCGCTCAGCGCCGCCGTCCGCGCCGTGGGCGTGGATGGCGATCGCGTGTCGGTGGATATCCAGCTCGGTTACCCGGCCGAGGGCTATGTGGCCCAGGCCGCCGCCGAGGCGAAGGCCGCCCTGGAGGCTGAGGCGGGCATTGCCGCGGCCGCGGTGTCGGTGGGCTGGCGGATTCATGCCCATAAGGTGCAGGGCCAGCTGGCCCCGATGCCGGGCGTGAAGAACATCATCGCCGTTGCCTCGGGCAAGGGTGGCGTGGGCAAGTCCACCGTCTCCGTGAACCTGGCGCTGGCCCTGGCGGCCGAAGGCGCGAAGGTTGGCCTGCTCGACGCCGATATCTACGGCCCCAGCCAGCAGCGCATGCTCGGCCTGTCGGGCAAGCCGGTCTCGCCGGATGGCAAGAGCATCGAGCCGATGCGGGCCCACGGCCTGCAGGCTATGTCCATCGGCGTCCTGATCGAGGAAGACACGCCGATGATCTGGCGCGGCCCCATGGTCACCCAGGCCCTGATGCAGTTGCTTAACGACACGCGCTGGGAAGAGCTCGACTACCTGATCATCGACCTGCCGCCGGGCACGGGCGACATCCAGCTCACCCTGTCCCAGAAGGTGCCGGTCTCCGGTGCCGTCATCGTGACGACCCCGCAGGACATCGCCCTGCTCGACGCCCGCAAGGCGCTGGGCATGTTCCGCAAGGTGGAGGTGCCGGTGCTCGGTGTCATCGAGAACATGGCCACCCACGTCTGCACGAACTGCGGCCATGAAGAGCACATCTTTGGCCACGGCGGCGGCGCCCGCATGGCCGGGGAGGCCGGGATCGCCTTCCTGGGCGAGCTGCCGCTGGATATCCGAATCCGCCAGCAGTCCGACGACGGCAAGCCCACCGTGGCCGCCATGCCGGACTCCGACCTGGCCGCCCGCTACCGGGCCATCGCCCGCGGCGCGGCCGCCCGGCTCTCGCTGCAGGCCAAGAATAAGGCGATCTCGTTCCCGAAGATCGTTATCCAGAACACCTGA
- the metG gene encoding methionine--tRNA ligase: MARRILVTNALPYANGPLHLGHMLGYIEADVWARAQRMQGNEVWYVAGEDAHGTPIMLAAEKVGKTPEEYIAGIRASHEADFTDFHFSYDQYHTTHSPENQEIATAIYLKLREGGYIARRDIQQLYDPTRDMFLPDRYIKGTCPVCGTPDQYGDNCENCGATYAPTELINPYSVMSGATPELRDSEHYFFELGKFDQLLRDWFAGKYTGGKPTADSSVVAKLGEWIEGGLRDWDISRDAPYFGFPIPDAPGKFFYVWLDAPVGYLASFKALCERKGLNFDDFLGKDSTAEMHHFIGKDIINFHGLFWPAMLHGAGLRVPTALHTNGYLTVNGAKMSKSRGTFIQARTYLDSGLDPEALRYYFATMLGPTPVDVDLDLKSFEERVNSHLVGKWANIASRTAGFVNTHFAGKLADRFDDEATALWRDLLAQYEGIEALYEADEYAEVTRRFVAMSDAVNGYIAAKAPWVIAKDEARRDELQQVCTFALNAFRLLSGLLKPIIPTTVAAAETFLGAPIATFADARRELFGHTVNAFTPLFGRLDPKKIEAMVDASKESLSPAEQAREAAKAEAKKTNKPKEAPKAMTDAAPATEAATISIDDFAKLDLRIGKVLACEFVEGSDKLLRFELDAGTLGKRQIFSGIRAAYGEPEKLVGRNVVFIANLAPRKMRFGLSEGMILSAGDGGADLFLLDADQGAAPGATVR; this comes from the coding sequence ATGGCCCGCCGCATCCTCGTTACCAACGCCCTCCCCTACGCCAACGGCCCGCTCCACCTGGGCCACATGCTCGGCTATATCGAAGCCGACGTCTGGGCGCGGGCGCAGCGAATGCAGGGCAACGAGGTCTGGTATGTCGCCGGCGAGGATGCCCATGGCACTCCGATCATGCTGGCGGCCGAAAAGGTCGGTAAGACCCCCGAGGAATACATCGCGGGCATCCGGGCCAGCCACGAAGCGGATTTCACCGATTTCCACTTCAGCTACGACCAGTACCACACCACCCATTCACCGGAGAACCAGGAGATCGCCACCGCGATCTACCTGAAACTGCGCGAGGGCGGCTATATCGCACGCCGCGATATCCAGCAGCTGTACGACCCCACCCGCGACATGTTCCTGCCGGATCGCTACATCAAGGGCACCTGCCCGGTGTGCGGCACGCCCGACCAGTACGGCGACAACTGCGAGAACTGCGGCGCCACGTACGCCCCCACCGAGCTGATCAACCCTTACTCGGTGATGTCGGGCGCCACGCCGGAGCTGCGCGATTCGGAGCATTACTTCTTCGAACTGGGCAAGTTCGACCAGCTCCTGCGCGACTGGTTCGCCGGCAAGTACACCGGCGGCAAGCCCACGGCCGATAGCAGCGTCGTCGCCAAGCTCGGCGAATGGATCGAAGGCGGTCTGCGCGATTGGGATATTTCCCGTGACGCACCGTACTTCGGCTTCCCGATTCCCGATGCGCCGGGCAAGTTCTTCTACGTGTGGCTGGATGCCCCGGTCGGTTACCTCGCCTCGTTCAAGGCCCTGTGCGAACGCAAGGGCCTGAACTTCGATGATTTCCTCGGCAAGGACAGCACCGCCGAGATGCACCACTTTATCGGCAAGGACATCATCAACTTCCATGGCCTGTTCTGGCCGGCCATGCTGCACGGCGCGGGTCTGCGCGTGCCTACGGCGCTGCACACCAACGGCTACCTGACGGTGAACGGCGCGAAGATGTCCAAATCGCGCGGCACCTTCATCCAGGCGCGCACCTACCTGGATTCAGGCCTGGACCCGGAAGCGCTGCGCTACTACTTCGCCACCATGCTCGGCCCGACGCCGGTCGACGTGGACCTGGACCTCAAGTCGTTCGAGGAGCGGGTGAACTCGCACCTCGTCGGCAAGTGGGCCAATATCGCCAGCCGCACGGCGGGCTTCGTCAATACGCATTTCGCCGGCAAGCTGGCCGATCGTTTCGACGATGAAGCCACTGCGCTGTGGCGCGACCTGCTCGCACAGTACGAGGGCATCGAAGCCCTGTATGAGGCCGATGAGTACGCCGAGGTCACGCGCCGCTTCGTCGCCATGTCCGATGCCGTGAACGGCTACATCGCCGCGAAGGCACCGTGGGTCATCGCAAAGGACGAGGCACGCCGCGACGAACTGCAGCAGGTCTGCACCTTTGCGCTTAACGCGTTCCGCCTGCTCTCGGGCCTGCTGAAACCGATCATCCCGACCACGGTGGCCGCGGCCGAAACGTTCCTTGGCGCGCCGATCGCCACGTTCGCCGATGCGCGCCGCGAGCTGTTCGGCCACACCGTCAACGCCTTCACCCCGCTGTTCGGCCGCCTCGATCCCAAGAAGATCGAAGCCATGGTCGATGCATCGAAAGAATCCCTGAGCCCCGCCGAGCAGGCCCGCGAAGCCGCGAAAGCCGAGGCGAAGAAAACCAACAAGCCCAAAGAAGCCCCGAAAGCCATGACCGACGCCGCACCCGCCACCGAAGCTGCCACCATCTCGATCGACGATTTCGCCAAGCTCGACCTGCGCATCGGCAAGGTGCTCGCCTGCGAATTCGTGGAGGGCTCGGACAAGCTGCTGCGTTTCGAACTGGATGCTGGCACGCTGGGCAAGCGCCAGATCTTCTCGGGTATCCGCGCTGCCTACGGCGAGCCGGAAAAGCTCGTCGGCCGCAACGTGGTGTTCATCGCCAACCTCGCCCCGCGCAAGATGCGCTTCGGCCTGTCCGAGGGCATGATCCTGTCCGCGGGTGATGGCGGTGCCGACCTGTTCCTGCTCGATGCCGACCAGGGCGCGGCACCGGGCGCCACTGTCCGCTAA
- a CDS encoding dienelactone hydrolase family protein translates to MGRTLILDTSRPHESMDAYLAEPEGTPRGGIVVIQEIFGVNAHIRSVADRFAAEGYVAIAPALFDPVEKGVETGYDQEGMTKGVKMVAELGLLRPQQDVAIAAAWLADTYKVKVGTVGYCWGGTVAALAALRLGLPSSSYYGSRNVPFLTEPAKANVIFHFGERDHSIPPEMVEKHRELKPEMDTWVYPADHGFNCDVRGSYDEPSAKLAWERTLAFFGRELA, encoded by the coding sequence ATGGGCCGCACCCTGATCCTCGATACATCCCGCCCGCACGAAAGCATGGATGCCTATCTGGCCGAGCCCGAGGGTACGCCCAGGGGCGGCATCGTGGTGATCCAGGAGATTTTCGGGGTGAATGCGCATATCCGCAGCGTCGCGGACCGGTTTGCGGCCGAGGGTTACGTGGCGATTGCGCCGGCGCTGTTCGATCCCGTCGAGAAAGGCGTGGAGACCGGCTACGACCAGGAAGGCATGACCAAGGGCGTGAAGATGGTCGCCGAGCTGGGCCTGCTCCGCCCCCAGCAGGATGTGGCGATCGCCGCCGCGTGGCTGGCTGACACATACAAGGTGAAGGTCGGCACGGTCGGCTATTGCTGGGGCGGCACCGTGGCAGCCCTCGCCGCCCTTCGCCTGGGCCTGCCCTCTTCCAGCTATTACGGCTCGCGCAACGTGCCGTTCCTGACCGAGCCGGCGAAGGCCAATGTCATCTTCCACTTCGGCGAGCGCGACCACTCGATCCCGCCGGAGATGGTGGAGAAGCATCGCGAGCTGAAGCCGGAAATGGATACCTGGGTGTATCCGGCCGACCATGGCTTCAATTGCGATGTGCGCGGCAGCTATGACGAGCCGAGCGCGAAGCTGGCATGGGAGCGCACCCTGGCGTTCTTTGGCCGCGAACTGGCATGA
- a CDS encoding serine hydrolase domain-containing protein has product MKTWLVIVGVLFAATGPAYANDLQGALDAQLKANALGHGIPAQAVRVTHNNELIYEGASGTTVMGGGKPITRDTPFPIYSVSKLFTNTLVLQLAEEGKIDLAAPASRYVPNLPDAWRSIRIEHFMNHVTGLPNFFDPQHMDRPFPPTLDAAFAAVSKMPVTSAPDVQTRYSGTNYLVLEAVLQNVTHKSYRALVDERVIQRLGLHHTSLDMSHPPAGMVESYHAENGRAVVDPPVKWPDYAIAQGCIVSTLADMDTFMSAIADGKLVSQAALVKHWHLYQFANGNQGGFASGWDYGEEGRWHELGHDGGTKVRVRILYGANLDDHYVITYLTNGNSDDVWSGTLVNSVQVLAVPR; this is encoded by the coding sequence ATGAAGACATGGCTTGTCATCGTCGGCGTCTTATTCGCGGCCACTGGGCCTGCGTACGCTAACGATCTGCAGGGGGCGCTGGACGCGCAGCTCAAGGCAAATGCCCTGGGTCACGGCATTCCAGCCCAGGCGGTACGCGTTACCCACAATAATGAGCTCATCTATGAAGGAGCCTCAGGGACGACGGTCATGGGTGGTGGCAAACCCATCACCCGGGATACGCCATTCCCCATTTATTCGGTGAGCAAGCTGTTCACCAATACGCTGGTCCTGCAGCTTGCGGAAGAGGGCAAGATCGACTTGGCCGCCCCAGCGTCGCGTTATGTCCCGAACCTCCCCGATGCATGGCGTTCCATTCGCATCGAGCACTTCATGAACCATGTGACAGGGCTGCCGAACTTCTTTGATCCGCAACATATGGATCGACCGTTTCCGCCGACACTCGATGCGGCTTTTGCGGCTGTAAGCAAAATGCCCGTTACGTCGGCTCCCGATGTGCAGACACGCTATTCGGGCACAAACTATCTCGTCCTTGAGGCGGTTCTTCAGAACGTCACGCACAAGTCGTATCGGGCTCTGGTCGATGAGCGGGTTATCCAGCGACTGGGTCTGCACCATACCTCCCTGGATATGTCGCACCCACCTGCCGGCATGGTCGAGAGTTACCACGCGGAAAATGGTCGTGCGGTTGTCGACCCGCCAGTGAAGTGGCCTGATTACGCGATCGCCCAGGGGTGCATCGTTTCAACGCTGGCGGACATGGATACGTTCATGTCTGCCATCGCCGATGGCAAGCTCGTTTCGCAAGCCGCGCTAGTGAAACACTGGCATCTCTATCAGTTTGCGAATGGCAACCAAGGTGGCTTTGCCTCGGGTTGGGACTATGGTGAAGAAGGGCGCTGGCATGAACTGGGCCATGACGGCGGCACCAAGGTTCGCGTCCGCATCCTGTACGGTGCGAATCTGGACGACCACTACGTGATTACCTACCTGACCAACGGAAACAGCGACGATGTGTGGTCAGGGACCCTGGTCAATTCGGTGCAGGTCCTCGCCGTGCCGCGGTAA